One Spea bombifrons isolate aSpeBom1 chromosome 1, aSpeBom1.2.pri, whole genome shotgun sequence DNA window includes the following coding sequences:
- the SLCO4C1 gene encoding solute carrier organic anion transporter family member 4C1: MSEGDDLVLLHLSSTKRGTSQPCTDKQSDFLLHHLKKLLNPPESLNCQAYAMDEGIDNPSFTAAGEVGLQHIEKSNGTTQPPPSEWPKSDQLPMEDLEEFQEGPCGWGSFIPSCLQYCNNPKGYLVMYSLLAVMQGTAVNGLVNVVISTIEKRYDLNSSLTGLISASYDIAFCLLSLVVSFYGQRGHKPRWLAFSAFMIGLGSIVFSLPHFSTGVYQYGSKFNDVCEVSGTNSSLLECTGKKKSSLSNYLYVFILGQLLMGVGGTPLYTLGTAFFDDSLPTHKSSLYIGIAYGMSVVGPAIGYLIGGQLLNLYIDFDKGINPNITPSDPRWLGAWWIAFLICGLVTWLLIAPFSCFPKHLPGTAEIQSQRISQAHNNGSESIVEEKNLGKSFKDFPMALMLMLKNPVLLSLTFASCSDALITTGFATFLPKFIENQFSLTSSFSAILGGGVLIPAAAIGQVIGGIIISKFKIECKNIIRFSIIMSFVSVALMTVFIFAKCGNDPFAGVSILYNGTGKIGEITAPCNSNCSCERSFYDPVCGSDGVQYFSSCYAGCTSTTLDGSTKIYSNCSCIGEQVRKIAKFEGSFNMSVATPGKCETTCTSLIIFMVFFFFVVVSTFMIATPITMAIIRCVPDKQRSFALGVQWSFIRLLGSIPGPITFGVLIDSSCMLWNINECGSKGACWTYDNPDTSYKLIAISAASKAITILFLFVAYFVYKPPQGNAETVKDSDNDKVISSVSL; this comes from the exons ATGTCTGAAGGGGATGATCTTGTATTGCTTCACTTGTCAAGCACCAAGAGAGGAACATCTCAGCCATGCACAGATAAGCAGTCAGATTTTCTACTCCACCACTTAAAGAAGCTGCTCAATCCTCCTGAGAGCTTGAACTGTCAGGCGTATGCAATGGATGAAGGCATCGATAACCCAAGCTTCACTGCTGCTGGGGAAGTGGGACTGCAGCACATCGAGAAGAGCAATGGCACAACACAGCCTCCACCTTCAGAATGGCCAAAGAGCGACCAACTTCCTATGGAAGATCTGGAGGAGTTCCAAGAAGGTCCATGCGGATGGGGCAGCTTTATTCCAAGCTGCCTCCAATACTGTAACAACCCTAAGGGGTATTTAGTGATGTACAGCCTCCTGGCCGTAATGCAAG GTACTGCTGTAAATGGTTTAGTAAATGTTGTCATTTCCACAATCGAGAAACGTTATGACTTGAACAGCTCCCTAACTGGCTTGATTTCTGCAAGCTACGACATCGCCTTTTGCCTTTTGTCACTTGTAGTCTCTTTTTATGGACAAAGAGGACACAAACCAAGATGGCTCGCCTTTTCAGCTTTTATGATTGGATTAGGATcaattgtgttttctttacCTCATTTCTCTACTGGAGTATACCAGTATGGAAGCAAATTTAATG ATGTATGTGAAGTCTCAGGAACTAACAGCAGTCTCTTAGAATGCACAGGGAAGAAAAAATCCTCACTCTCCAACTacctttatgtgtttattttgggTCAGCTGCTTATGGGCGTAGGAGGAACTCCACTGTACACTCTTGGAACAGCCTTTTTTGATGATAGCCTTCCGACACACAAATCATCATTATACATAG gaaTTGCATATGGAATGTCTGTAGTGGGTCCAGCTATAGGGTATTTGATAGGAGGGCAGCTTTTAAacttatatattgattttgacAAAGGAATaaa TCCAAATATTACCCCAAGCGATCCAAGGTGGCTTGGTGCATGGTGgattgcatttttaatttgcgGCTTGGTAACATGGTTGCTGATTGCTCCCTTTTCGTGTTTCCCTAAGCATTTGCCTG GCACAGCAGAAATTCAGTCTCAAAGGATTTCCCAAGCACATAACAATGGAAGTGAAAGTAtcgtagaagaaaaaaatctggGCAAAAGTTTCAAAGATTTTCCTATGGCACTGATG TTAATGCTGAAAAACCCAGTTCTTTTATCCTTAACATTTGCCAGCTGCTCTGATGCCTTGATTACCACTGGATTTGCAACTTTCCTCCCCAAATTTATTGAAAATCAGTTTTCATTGACATCAAGTTTTTCTGCAATTTTAGGAG gtgGTGTTCTTATCCCTGCAGCAGCCATTGGACAAGTTATAGGAGGCATCATTATTTCTAAATTCAAGATTGaatgcaaaaatataattcGGTTCTCAATAATAATGTCTTTTGTGTCAGTTGCACTGATGACTGTCTTTATCTTTGCTAAATGTGGGAATGACCCATTTGCAGGAGTGTCCATTTTATATAATGG AACAGGTAAAATAGGGGAAATAACAGCCCCATGTAATAGCAACTGCTCATGTGAACGCTCGTTTTATGACCCAGTTTGTGGATCTGATGGAGTTCAGTATTTTTCTTCGTGCTACGCAGGGTGTACTTCTACTACATTAGACGGTAGTACAAAG ATTTACAGCAATTGCTCTTGCATTGGAGAACAAGTTCGAAAAATAGCAAAATTTGAAGGCAGTTTTAATATGTCTGTGGCTACTCCTGGAAAATGTGAAACCACCTGTACAAGTTTGATaatatttatggtttttttcttctttgtggtTGTTAGCACATTCATGATTGCAACGCCAATAACTATGGCTATCATAAG ATGTGTACCAGATAAACAAAGGTCATTTGCCCTTGGAGTGCAGTGGTCATTCATTCGATTGTTGG GTTCTATACCTGGACCGATTACATTTGGTGTTCTAATAGATAGTAGCTGTATGTTATGGAACATAAATGAATGTGGTTCGAAGGGAGCTTGCTGGACATATGACAATCCAGACACGTCATATAAATTGATTGCCATCA GTGCTGCAAGCAAAGCCATAACTATACTTTTCCTGTTTGTGGCATATTTTGTTTACAAACCTCCACAAGGCAATGCAGAGACTGTGAAGGACAGCGATAACGATAAGGTTATCTCTTCCGTGTCCCTTTGA